In Microcoleus sp. FACHB-672, one DNA window encodes the following:
- a CDS encoding sensor histidine kinase gives MAIKFSTLKEKLLKSNQRFNTNWLMAGLLAIVLGLEFSTPPAYVFGYFYTGAILLVHPRRSKSATVRVTLAACGLTLLNLVFPVLEAFDSATLANRLIAVLALVVTGWLSERNQQYEEALARQQAQLQAQAQLASLREDFVSTLSHDLKTPLLGAIETIKSFQQQQFGAVTPAQQKVLEMMVRSHRTTLQLVETLLDVYHNDTEGLQLRRSPVNLVAIAEEVIATLIDLAATRQVYIRLSYGESDFRRSFWVNGDALQLQRVFANLLTNSINHSPRGSKVEVAMQSQSAYQVVKITDDGPGMSADELPHLFERFYQGHSNRHAKGSGLGLYLTRQIITAHDGTIWAENRLPHGAMFGFKLAACFPKS, from the coding sequence ATGGCCATCAAGTTCTCAACGCTCAAAGAAAAGCTGTTAAAGTCTAACCAGCGCTTCAACACGAACTGGCTGATGGCTGGCTTATTAGCGATTGTTCTGGGACTGGAGTTTTCCACGCCGCCGGCTTATGTCTTTGGCTACTTCTACACCGGCGCGATTTTGTTGGTACATCCCCGCCGGAGTAAGTCTGCAACGGTGCGAGTAACGCTGGCAGCTTGTGGTTTAACTTTGTTAAATCTCGTCTTTCCCGTTTTGGAAGCTTTCGACTCCGCAACTTTAGCCAACCGATTAATTGCAGTGCTGGCGCTAGTTGTCACCGGCTGGTTAAGCGAACGCAACCAGCAGTATGAGGAAGCACTCGCTCGACAGCAAGCGCAACTGCAAGCACAAGCGCAACTCGCAAGTTTGCGTGAAGATTTTGTATCCACGTTAAGTCACGACCTCAAAACCCCCCTACTCGGTGCCATTGAAACTATCAAATCCTTTCAGCAGCAGCAATTTGGTGCAGTCACGCCGGCACAACAAAAAGTGCTAGAAATGATGGTTCGCTCTCACCGCACCACGTTACAACTCGTTGAGACACTGCTAGATGTGTATCACAACGATACAGAAGGACTTCAACTGCGCAGATCGCCGGTGAATTTAGTTGCCATTGCTGAGGAAGTGATTGCGACCCTCATCGATTTAGCTGCAACCCGCCAAGTCTATATTCGTTTAAGTTATGGAGAATCTGATTTCCGCCGCTCATTTTGGGTAAACGGGGATGCCTTGCAATTGCAGCGAGTTTTTGCCAATTTACTGACCAATAGCATCAATCACTCTCCTCGCGGCAGTAAGGTAGAAGTCGCAATGCAATCACAGTCCGCCTATCAAGTTGTGAAAATTACTGATGATGGGCCAGGAATGAGCGCAGACGAACTGCCTCACTTATTTGAGCGGTTTTATCAAGGACACAGTAATCGCCACGCCAAAGGTTCTGGGCTGGGTTTATATTTGACGCGCCAGATTATTACCGCCCATGATGGTACAATTTGGGCGGAAAATCGATTGCCGCACGGGGCAATGTTTGGCTTTAAATTGGCAGCTTGCTTTCCTAAATCCTGA
- the kdpB gene encoding potassium-transporting ATPase subunit KdpB: MTSANSSAKPVRRPEGPRDSRRHTPKVNTKGLYQRAIREAFVKLDPRNTVKNPVMFIVWVGTIVTALLTVDPNLFGTVQGENLRLLNGLITTILFFTVVFANFAEAVAEGRGKAQADALRATKSDTVARKLAPDGSVQEVSSTALRKGDLVKVIAGDMIPADGEVIAGVASVDESAITGESAPVLKEPGSDIASSVTGGTRIISDELTLRVSADPGKGFIDRMISLVEGAERSKTPNEIALTVLLAVLTQVFLIVVATLPSVANYVNSPVSVAILISLLVALIPTTIGGLLSAIGIAGMDRVAQFNVVATSGRAVEACGDVNTLVLDKTGTITLGNRLAEEFIPVNGYSIEETAGVALTASVFDETPEGKSIVRLAETLGSTIDFDRSQAEGIEFSARTRMSGTDLPNGREVRKGAVDAIKGFVRSRGGNLTPELDAAYERVSRLGGTPLAVCQDGKIYGVIYLKDIIKPGIRERFDQLRRMGVRTVMLTGDNRITASVIADEAGVDDFIAEATPEDKISVIQAEQAEGKIVAMTGDGTNDAPALAQANVGLAMNSGTQAAKEAANMVDLDSDPTKLIDLVTIGKQLLITRGALTTFSLANDIAKYFAIIPAMFAPAGIGSLNVMGLSSANSAVVSALIYNALIIPALIPLALRGVEFKPLTANQLLQRNILIYGLGGVIAPFIAIKIIDIAISAVGLV, from the coding sequence ATGACATCTGCCAATTCTTCTGCTAAACCTGTGCGCCGGCCTGAAGGGCCACGCGACTCCCGCAGACACACACCCAAGGTCAATACAAAAGGGCTTTATCAAAGAGCAATTCGCGAGGCATTTGTCAAGCTTGACCCCAGAAATACTGTCAAAAACCCCGTCATGTTCATCGTTTGGGTTGGCACAATTGTCACTGCACTGCTGACGGTCGATCCCAACCTGTTTGGCACAGTACAGGGAGAAAATCTGCGATTGTTAAACGGTTTAATTACGACGATTTTATTTTTTACCGTCGTATTTGCCAATTTTGCGGAGGCAGTGGCAGAAGGGCGGGGGAAGGCACAAGCGGATGCCTTGCGGGCGACGAAATCTGATACAGTTGCCCGCAAACTCGCACCCGATGGATCGGTGCAGGAAGTTTCTTCAACTGCGCTGAGAAAAGGCGATTTGGTGAAAGTGATTGCCGGCGATATGATTCCTGCGGACGGAGAGGTGATTGCCGGCGTTGCTTCGGTCGATGAATCTGCGATTACCGGCGAATCTGCGCCGGTGCTTAAAGAACCGGGGTCTGATATTGCCAGTTCCGTCACCGGCGGGACGCGAATTATCTCGGATGAACTCACACTCCGGGTAAGTGCTGACCCCGGAAAAGGATTTATTGACCGGATGATTTCTTTGGTGGAAGGCGCTGAACGGTCGAAAACACCGAATGAAATTGCCCTAACGGTTTTGCTGGCGGTTTTAACCCAAGTCTTTTTGATTGTGGTGGCAACGTTGCCGTCGGTGGCTAACTATGTGAATAGTCCCGTGAGTGTGGCGATTTTAATTTCTCTATTGGTGGCGCTGATTCCCACAACGATTGGCGGATTGCTGAGTGCGATCGGGATTGCCGGCATGGATCGGGTGGCTCAATTTAATGTGGTGGCAACTTCTGGACGCGCTGTTGAGGCGTGCGGGGATGTCAATACTCTCGTTTTGGATAAAACCGGCACGATTACTTTGGGCAACCGGCTGGCAGAGGAGTTTATTCCAGTCAATGGCTACTCAATCGAGGAGACTGCCGGTGTGGCGCTGACTGCCAGCGTCTTTGATGAAACGCCAGAGGGGAAATCTATCGTTCGCCTAGCAGAGACATTAGGGTCAACCATTGATTTTGACCGTAGCCAAGCCGAAGGGATAGAATTTTCGGCCAGAACGCGCATGAGTGGTACAGACTTGCCCAATGGCCGTGAGGTGCGAAAGGGCGCGGTCGATGCGATTAAAGGCTTTGTGCGCTCTCGCGGCGGCAATCTCACGCCAGAACTCGATGCCGCCTACGAACGAGTTTCCCGTCTTGGGGGGACACCTCTAGCCGTTTGTCAAGATGGCAAGATTTACGGCGTTATTTACCTCAAAGATATTATTAAGCCCGGTATCCGCGAACGCTTTGACCAATTGCGGCGAATGGGGGTGCGGACAGTGATGTTAACTGGCGACAATCGAATTACAGCGTCTGTGATTGCTGATGAAGCCGGTGTGGACGACTTTATTGCGGAAGCGACACCGGAAGACAAAATTTCTGTAATTCAAGCCGAACAAGCGGAAGGCAAAATTGTCGCAATGACCGGCGATGGCACCAATGATGCGCCGGCACTCGCCCAAGCAAATGTTGGATTAGCGATGAATTCTGGCACTCAGGCGGCAAAAGAAGCAGCGAATATGGTGGATTTGGATTCAGATCCCACGAAGCTAATTGACTTGGTTACGATTGGCAAACAGTTGCTAATTACGCGCGGTGCGCTGACGACTTTTTCTCTTGCTAATGATATTGCCAAATACTTCGCAATTATTCCGGCGATGTTTGCCCCGGCAGGAATTGGTAGCCTTAATGTAATGGGATTATCCAGTGCAAATTCAGCAGTTGTCTCGGCACTCATTTATAACGCCCTGATTATTCCCGCTTTGATTCCTTTGGCGCTGCGGGGTGTAGAATTCAAGCCGCTAACTGCTAATCAATTGCTGCAACGCAACATTCTAATTTATGGGCTGGGGGGAGTTATCGCACCGTTTATTGCTATCAAAATTATTGATATTGCGATTTCTGCTGTCGGGTTGGTTTGA
- the kdpA gene encoding potassium-transporting ATPase subunit KdpA yields MFQGFIQIALTLIILVAIVRPLGSYIAQVFQGNKTFLDPVMRPVERVIYSAGGLRSLEAMTGRQYARALLLSNLAMGFLVYLIFMFQGLLPLNPTGLTAPSWDLALHTTISFLTNTDQQHYAGETTFSYLSQLTLNFLMFTSAATGLAVGIAFIRGLTGRPVGNFYADMIQSITRILLPLSVVGALLLLILGVPETLAGPETVTTLEGATQVIARGPVSHFEAIKQFGENGGGFFGINSAHPFENPNGATNLIETLAMMCIPASLIYTYGIFAKNTKQSWLIFWMVFIIFVILVGVTAIGEYQGNPLVNSILAAGDQPNLEGKEVRFGWAATAFWAVAATGTMTGAVNGMHDSLMPAGGFSTLFNLFLQIVWGGQGTGTAYLFIYLILTVFLTGLMVGRTPEFLGRKIEKWQIVLASVVLLVHPIAVLIPSAITLAFPETLAGISNPGFHGLSQVVYEYASAAANNGSGFEGLGDATLWWNLSCCFSLLAGRYISIVALLLLADSMANKQPVPETPGTLRTDSLLFTGITAGVILILGALTFFPVLALGPIAEAFQLAKG; encoded by the coding sequence ATGTTCCAAGGATTCATTCAGATTGCATTAACTCTAATCATTTTGGTGGCAATTGTACGCCCACTCGGAAGTTACATCGCGCAAGTATTTCAGGGAAATAAAACCTTTCTTGACCCCGTAATGAGACCTGTTGAACGAGTTATCTACAGCGCCGGTGGATTGCGTTCGCTCGAAGCAATGACCGGCAGGCAGTATGCTCGTGCTTTGCTACTCAGCAACCTGGCAATGGGCTTTTTAGTTTATTTAATTTTTATGTTTCAGGGGCTTCTGCCTCTGAATCCTACTGGCTTAACAGCACCTAGCTGGGATTTAGCGCTACATACAACAATCTCATTTTTGACAAATACAGACCAGCAACATTACGCCGGCGAAACAACCTTCAGTTATTTAAGCCAGCTAACGCTAAATTTTTTGATGTTTACATCCGCCGCAACGGGTTTAGCTGTAGGAATTGCTTTTATTCGGGGCTTAACCGGCAGACCCGTCGGCAATTTTTATGCAGATATGATTCAATCAATTACCAGAATTTTGCTTCCGCTTTCGGTTGTGGGGGCATTGCTATTACTGATTCTGGGAGTTCCAGAAACTTTAGCCGGCCCAGAAACCGTTACCACTTTAGAAGGAGCAACTCAGGTAATTGCCAGAGGGCCGGTGTCTCACTTTGAAGCGATCAAACAGTTTGGAGAAAACGGCGGCGGATTTTTTGGTATTAACTCCGCACATCCTTTTGAAAATCCCAACGGGGCGACCAACTTAATTGAAACACTTGCCATGATGTGTATCCCGGCGTCACTAATCTACACCTACGGGATATTTGCAAAAAACACCAAACAATCTTGGCTGATATTTTGGATGGTATTCATCATCTTTGTCATTCTAGTCGGCGTAACTGCGATTGGTGAATATCAAGGCAATCCGCTGGTTAATTCTATTTTGGCAGCAGGAGATCAGCCGAATTTAGAAGGCAAAGAAGTTCGGTTTGGTTGGGCAGCAACAGCATTTTGGGCAGTAGCCGCCACCGGCACCATGACAGGGGCAGTTAACGGAATGCACGATTCCCTGATGCCTGCCGGTGGTTTCTCGACTTTGTTTAACTTGTTTTTGCAAATCGTCTGGGGCGGACAAGGCACCGGCACCGCTTACTTATTTATTTACCTAATTTTGACCGTATTTCTCACCGGCTTAATGGTCGGACGAACCCCAGAATTTCTGGGACGCAAAATTGAAAAGTGGCAAATCGTTCTTGCCAGTGTGGTGCTACTCGTCCACCCTATCGCGGTCTTGATTCCGAGTGCCATTACCCTCGCCTTTCCTGAAACCCTCGCTGGCATCAGTAACCCAGGCTTTCACGGTCTTTCTCAAGTTGTCTACGAGTACGCCTCGGCTGCCGCCAACAATGGTTCAGGCTTTGAGGGATTGGGAGATGCAACTCTCTGGTGGAACCTAAGCTGTTGTTTCAGCCTCTTGGCAGGACGCTACATCTCGATTGTTGCCTTGTTGCTGCTGGCTGACAGTATGGCAAACAAACAACCTGTCCCCGAAACTCCTGGCACCCTCAGAACCGACAGCCTGCTATTCACCGGCATTACAGCCGGCGTAATTTTAATTCTCGGTGCTTTAACCTTTTTCCCGGTTTTAGCGCTTGGCCCCATCGCCGAAGCCTTTCAACTCGCCAAAGGTTAG
- a CDS encoding response regulator transcription factor: MSAVQILLVEDDELFRLGLSMRLQKETGLDVVAEAEDGDTAVELANRHPLDIVLLDVGLPGIGGIEACRKIKQQHPELPVLVLTSHSQKPLIARLIEAGAHGYCLKGIAAQALILAIRSVAAGASWWDKAATTEIRAAFADNDLVAASQSAHTIENQLTKREQEILALVAAGKNNQEIAQMLYIAPGTVRVHVHAILQKLEVRDRTQAAILALQKGLIDTKLLA, from the coding sequence ATGAGCGCAGTGCAGATTTTGCTAGTAGAAGATGACGAACTATTTCGCCTTGGTCTTTCAATGCGGTTACAAAAGGAAACGGGATTGGACGTAGTGGCGGAGGCGGAAGATGGCGATACGGCTGTGGAATTAGCGAATCGGCATCCACTCGACATTGTTCTGCTTGATGTGGGACTGCCTGGAATTGGGGGCATTGAAGCTTGTCGCAAAATCAAGCAGCAACATCCAGAATTACCAGTTTTAGTGTTAACGTCTCACTCACAAAAGCCTCTAATTGCGCGGTTAATTGAAGCCGGCGCTCATGGCTACTGTCTTAAAGGAATTGCAGCACAGGCTTTGATTTTGGCGATCCGTTCGGTGGCTGCCGGCGCTTCTTGGTGGGATAAGGCAGCAACGACGGAAATTCGAGCGGCTTTTGCAGACAACGACTTAGTTGCTGCCTCACAATCGGCACATACAATAGAAAATCAGTTGACAAAGCGTGAACAAGAAATTTTGGCATTGGTGGCTGCCGGTAAAAACAATCAAGAAATCGCACAAATGCTTTACATTGCCCCCGGTACAGTGCGGGTTCATGTCCATGCTATTTTGCAAAAGTTAGAGGTGCGCGATCGCACGCAAGCTGCTATCCTCGCGCTACAGAAAGGATTGATTGATACAAAACTTTTGGCTTAA